The region GTTCCCCGGCACTCTTCGTATGTGTGGATGTAGTAGCCATGGCCGTGGCAGGGGAAGAGCTGAAGGATTATTTTGAGGTTTTGGGTACTGATAAGATTAAACTCATCCATTTTGCCGATACGTGCCATTATATTCTGGGAGATGGGCAACTTCCCTTGAAGGAATATCTGCAGACGCTGGAAGCCTATGACTATAAAGGAATTGTGGATCTGGAAATCAACGATTCCATTTACTGGGATGATCCTCATGGATCCATTGTAAAATCGGTGGAATGGCTGAAGGAAAATCTGGATTAGATCCTATGGTTGAAAAAATGGATGTTAACTCTTTGCATCATTGGATAAAAATGAAGAATACGGAGAAAGTGCGTTTCCAGGATATGGAACCGCACTTTCTTCGTATCAGCATGAAATCAAAGAATTATCGTGAGAAAACCGGAACCGCTTAGGCTTTCCTGCCTGTCGTTTGGGATTTCAGATGCTTTTTACGAATACTGGGAAGGAGTTCTCTTTTATATCAGGAAATATATATTTAATCTTCCATCATTTCATGGTATGATAAGCATGGAACATAATACAAACAAGAGAGTGCCTGCAAGAATATTACTCAGGTAGTTTATTATTTATAGATCGAAGAATTGCATAGGTGGAGTCCGGATATGAAACTGATGAATAAAGATGAATTTATCGCTAAGGAAATTAAATATGACCTTTTTGCCAGTCAGGCCAAAGAAGGAATGAAGCTGCCATCCGAACGAAAGCTGGCTGAAAAATATAATGTTCAGAGAATGACGGTCCGCCTGGCCCTGCAGAGGCTGGAACGGGAAAGCATTATAGAAGTAAGGCAAAGAAGCGGATATTATGTGAGACCCAAAAGGATAGACATTGACTTAAGGGAAATCATGTCTCTGTCTGAAAAAGCCAAAAATATAGGTAAGGATATAGAAAACAAGTTGCTGTCCCTGGAAATCGTGGAGACAGACAAGAAATTATCGAAAATAATTAAATTGCCCATTGGAAGAAAAATGTTTAAAATAGCAAGGGTACGGTATATCCTTGATGATTTGGAAAGGATCCCTGTTTCGCTGGATGAAGCATATATTCCCATGGACTTGGCGCCGGAATTAATGGATTATGATTTGGAACATTGTTCTTTATTTGAAATTTTAAAAAAGCAGTATGGTACCGTACCTTTTAAAGATCTTCAGAGAGTGTCCATTGTAAATGCAAATGAAAGAGAAGCGGATATTTTAAATGTTTCCAGACTGGCGCCCTTAGTTAAGAAAAAAAGCATGACATATGATAAAAACGGGGAGTTAATACAATATCTTTATTCCATAAAGAATAAAGACTGGACTTCATTTAAGCAGATTAATCCCATTATAAATGGAAAGATAGGTGGATTTATTGATTGATTACAGGATGCCATTGTATATTCAATTACAGGATATGATCATTAAGAAAATAGAGGATAAAGAGTATTTACCGGGAGAATTGATACCCAGTGAAAGAAAAATGGCGGAATTGTACGGTGTTAATCGGATGACAGTAAAAAGGACCATTCATGCACTAGTGGAAAAAGGGTACTTATACCGGATTCAGGGAAGCGGAACCTATGTGGCAAAGAGCGAAAGAGTAAAAGTCAATATGGGATTTGTGAATGAAATGATAAATGCAGGAATCACAGCCATGTTAAAGGACGTGGGAATGACCGTTACCAACCATGTGCTTGGAAAAGGAGATGTTGAGGCCGGACGGTTTATATGTGCGAAATTGGGTCTGGCCTTTGATGAACCTGTCTATGGACTTCACCGGGTCAGGCAGACGGGTGATAAAGCGATTGCTGTTGAATATACTTATGTACCAAAGAAATTTTTTCAGGATATGGATGAGATTGATTTTAAAAACGTTTCTCTTTATGATTACATGGAAGCCCGAAGCCATACGCCGCGGCATTTTGTTCAAAATTTAATCGTCGTGGAGGCAGCGGAAAAGGAAGCGAATTTACTTGGTGTGAAGGAGGGAAGCGCTATTTTTCTAATGGAATACATTGGCGCAGACATCAGCTATAATATTGTAGAATTTACGGAAAGCTATATGAATCCCGAAAATATTGATTTTCAGTATATGGTGGTCAATGCAGATGAGAATTAAGGTTCCATTGATCCGGTTTTAATAAATGAATAAGAGAATGGAAAAGACTATCGTTATTTTTATAACGATAGTCTTTTTTTGACACGACATTGGCTGTCCGGTGAAGGTATCAGGCTTTGGAAGCCGATGCCGGTGAACCGGATATATGCGGCAGCAATAAAAGAAAATAGTTTTCCTGTAAAAAAACACTTGTACAATTCTTTTAAAAGTGGTATATTAAAATTGAAAATAGGATTACAAAAGAAACCAGTTATAAGCAGCGAGGAAGTCAAAAAGAAAATGGGATTGATGTGAGGATTCCGGAAAAGAGGGGCTCAATGAAAAAATCAATGATTGACTATATTAAACTGTCATCATACAGATTGACGGATAATTTTGAACAACGCGAGGACATCGTGGAACAACTGTGCAGGGAGTATATTAACAGTGGAAAATGTGGTATAAAAATAGTTGCATCTGGTTCTTCCTACAATAGTGCTGCAGCTGCCAGATATTATATGCAGAATAAATTAGGTGAGGTGGTACATGTGATCACTCCCCATGGATATGTACATTTTGATGACTTGCCGCTGAAGAATATGTTTGAGATCGTCATTTCCCAAAGCGGATGTTCCACGAATTGCATCGAAGCGTTAAAGTACATGGGAGAAAAGGGAAAGTACCGGATTGTCTTAACCGGAAATATGGAAAGCAATATTAAAAATTATGGGGATCTGATCATTGATTATGGTGTGGGAATCGAAACTGTGGATTTCGTAACCATGGGAGTTGTGACATTGATGGAATTCCTGATGCTGTTTGCCCTGGAAGCGGGATACAGAAAGGGTAAACTGACCATGGAAGAAAAAAGGGAAAGCCTGGATAATTTTTATCATGCAATAGCAAAGCACTGCCGGGCGGTGGAAGCAGTTTCCGCATTTTTTGATAAATACAGACTGAACTTATCGGATACAGGCCCCACCCTTATCTGCGGAAATGGTCCTAATAAGGGGGCGGCCTTAGAAGGGGCCTTAAAATTCCAGGAGACATTAAAAATACCTGTTGCCGTCTATGAAACGGAAGAATTCCTACACGGGCCGGATATGCAGCTGGCACCAAATTACACGGTGTATTTCATCGATGATCCAGTGCCCGATGACCGGATCTATCATATATTTCAGGCGGCCGGAAAGGTAACCGGTAAGGCGTACTTCATCACCAGCAGGGAAGATGTCCCTGATGAACGGTGCATAAAGCTTCCTCTTGTCAAGGAAGAAGGGCTGACTCCGCTGTTAAGCACAGTGGTTTTTCAATATCTTTCGGCGGAATTAATGCAAGCCTTAGACACATGTCATTCCCACCCGTATTTTCGGGAATTTGAGAAGTTGGTCTCATGCAAGACAGAGAACTATGTCAAAATACTGCAGGACCTAGAGGAAAGAGACCGGTCATAAAGAAAGAGAGGTTGAAAAATGAGGCATTTGATCGTTGCGACCCATGGGGAAATGGCAAACGGAATTGTACATACCGCTGAGTTTGTATTGGGAAAACAGGAAGGGCTTCATGCTCTGGCAGCTTATACGCCGGTGTGTATGGACTTTCAACAAAAGCTGAAGGACCTTGTTGAAAAACTGATAAAAGAGGGGGAAGTGATTATTTTAACGGACTTATTTGGCGGCAGCGTCAATAATGAATCCATGGGTATTTTGCCTTCTGATAATGTACATATCATTGCAGGGGTGAATTTAGCTCTGGTCATTCAGTTACTGGCGGATGGAGAAAACGGTTCCACCGCTGAGCTGATCCAAAAGAGTATACAGGGGGCCAGAGATGCAATTATCTATTGCAATGCTTTCGTGGACAATGGCGGGCAGGAGTTGGAATTTGATCAATTTTAGGAGGGATACGAAATGATAAAAATGATTCGTGTGGATTACCGGTTATTGCATGGACAGGTAGCTTTTTCCTGGACTTCCATGCTGGGAGCGGATTGTCTGCTTCTGGTCAGTAACACGATCAGGGATGATCCTCTGCGCATGCAGACGTTGAAACTGGCAAAGCCGGAAGGGGTAAAGGTAGTCGTAAAAAATTCAGAAGACGCAGTCAGTGCCTTACAAAGCGGTGTGGCAGATAAGTATCAGTTATTTATTATTTGCGAAACCATTGAACTGGCAGCCGAGATTGCAAAAGCAGTTAAAATGAAATCCATTAATCTAGGCAACATACCTTTTGCGGAAGGCAAAAGGCAGGTGAGTAAAAGTGTTTTTTTAGATAGAGAGGAGGAAGAACGGTTAAAAGAAATGCGAAAGGACGGTTATGATCTGTACATTCAGATGGTGCCAACAGAAAAGAAAATTAATTGCCAGACAATTCTAGACTAGGAGGCGGTAATATGTTTCTAAAAACAGTGGGGATCGCATTAATTACATTACTCGGTTATTCGGAATGGTTAACCGGGACAAGCTTTATACAGAGGCCCATAGTTCTGGGTCCCTTGGTAGGGCTTATTATGGGGGATTTACAGAGTGGAATTATTATGGGAGCCATGCTTGAGCTTGCATTGGTGGGGGCGGTTTCAGTGGGTGCCTACAATCCTCCGGATCTTATTTCAGGAACAGTGCTGGGAGTTTCTCTGGCTATTCAGTCGGGGGCAGGAGCTTCCGCTGCATTAACCCTGGGAATACCTGTGGCTACTATAATGCTGGCCATGAACACCGGATTCGGACAGCCTGTCATGCTGATGCTCATTCACCAGTGTGATAAAAATGTTGAAACCGGTAATTTAAAGGCCTTTAAAAGGAATATGTTGATTGCCGGGTATATGCAGAACTGGTGTGGGATTATTTTCGTACCCATTGCATTCTATTTTGGTTCCGATGCGGTGACGCATTTATTGGGTAATATACCTTCTTTCATACAGACGGGAATGGAAATTGCCGCAGGATTGCTTCCGGCACTGGGCTTTGCTATGCTGGCGCAGATGATCATGAATAAAAAGGTTGCCCCGTTTTTTTTCCTTGGATTTTTCCTTGTGGCGTACGGAGGTATTACAACCACAGGAGCGGCAATTTTTGCAATCATTTTAGTATCCGTCATGCTGCTGCATCAGAATACCCAGGAGGTAAAAACTTCGGCAGCCGCATGCAGCAATCCCATAAAAGGAGATGGATTCGATGAATTTTAATTTATATCCTGAATTTACGAAAAGGCTGGATAAAAAAGATCTGATAAAAATTTTCTGGAGGAGCATTCCTTACGAGCATTCATGGAACTATGAGCGCTTGGGAAATGTGGGTTTTACCTTCGCGCTACTGCCCGTTCTGCAAAAACTGTATCCCGATAAAAAAGATCTGTCGGATGCCATGAAGCGCCATATGGAGCTTTATAATATCACTCCATATATTGTTACGCTCCCCTTGGGTATCGCAGCAGCGATGGAAGAAGCAAATGCGGAAAGCAAAGAATTTGACACTACATCAATCGCAAATGTGAAACTGGCGCTGATGGGCCCCTTTTCCGGATTGGGAGATGCCTTTTATTGGGGGACTCTTCGGATCCTGGCCACAGGAATTGGGACCACCCTGGCGTTGCAGGGGAATATTCTTGGGCCAATACTGTTTTTCCTGGCTTTTAATATCCCCCATTACTTGATTCGTTATATGTGCACATTTCTTGGATATCGTTTTGGTTCGGATATTATCTCTAAAATTGAGGAATCCGGGTTAATGAATAAAATAGTGCAGTATGCCTCCATTATGGGAATGATGGTGGTTGGAGCCATGACCATGGAGATGGTTCATATCAATTTCATCTCTGAAATCGGTATCGGAGAATCCATATCTACCTTGCAATCTTTGCTGGATGGGATTTTTCCTGGAGCGGCCACTTTCATGTTATTTGGAATTACATATAAGCTGCTTAAAAAGAAGATGAATCCGCTTGTTATCATGCTGTCATTGCTGGTATTTGGAATAATAGGGGCTTATTTCGGGTTCTTAGGTGTATAAAATATGAAAAAAGAGAGGTAAGAAATTATGTTACGAAATTTTAAGCTGGAAAAGTATTTGGAAGACGGGAAAAAAACATATTCAAAACGGGAAGATATTGAAAACCTGGCAGACAGCCTGACGGAAAAAAAGTTCAGGAATATTGTTATACTTGGTATTGGAGGAACCTGGGCGGAATGGTATGCCATCGTAGAATACTGCAGACATTTAAGTGATTTCCCCATCTATCTGGAAAATGCCGCCGAGTTCCTGGTAAAAAAGAACATGAATTACTTATCTAAGGACTCGCTGGTCATCACTTCCTCGGCATCAGGAAACACGAAAGAAATCCTGGAAGCAGTAAAGCTATGTATGGCCGAAGGGATCCGTGTATATGGATTTACAAGAGATGAAACAACACCTTTGGCTAAATTATTAACGAAAGCAATCTATAACCCGTGTGGCGACTGTGAACATTCCTACTTGATGTACTTTATGCTGGCATTGCGCCTGTATCACAATATGGGATATTTTGATTCCTATAAAAGGTGGGCGGATCAAATGCAGCACTTATATACCAATTTAATTAGAATTCGTGAGGAATTTGAACCGAGAGCTGCAGAAATTGCAAAAAAATATGCAAAGGAACCCTATACCATGTTTGTGGGCTCTGGTCTGTTATGGGGGGAAACCTACCTATTTACAATGTGCATTCTGGAAGAGATGCAGTGGGTACGCACGAAAGCCGTAACTTCCGCCGACTTCTTTCACGGTCCTCTGGAATTGGTGGAAAAGGATGTGCCGGTTTTCCTGGTCATGGGAGAAGATGAATACCGCCCGCTTGATGAACGGGTAGAGCGGTTTGCCAGGAAATTTACAGATAAGCTTGAAGTCTTTGATACCAAGGAATTTCATTTGACAGATATTGATGACGAGTTCCGGCTGATTGTAACGCCCATGATCATAACTGCCATCCTTACGGAAAGACTTGCGGTCCATTATGAACTGAACACGGGACACAGTCTGGAATTCAGGCGTTACTACCGTCAGTTTGAATATTAAAAATGGGAGGGCTGGCATCCTCTTCTCCACGAAAGGATGGTAACGGTATGCATTACGGATTTACTGTGGGGAAACGAGCAGGTGCTGTCGTTGCGGCGATTCAGAATCAAGGCTATTTGCAGGATCAATCAAAGGCAGATTACATAATTGGAAATTAGGGAAAATTTTAAGTGATTATGAACCTTGGGGAGTTACAAGCATAGCCCGGCTTTTTGCCGGGTTATTTTGCTTGATAGGAAAAAAGGGATATAATAGAAGATGAATAAAAGATTTGCATAAAGAAGGAACGACGTATTTGACCTATGTTAAATAAACATGATATAATAGGAAATGCTGACGGAAGCTATATCTGATGCATATTATAGAGCGGCGAGGATAACGGAATGAATCAGAACCGGGGAATTAACCAGGATGTGACACAGGAGATGAATCGGTCTCTCCTTTTGAAAAGTTTAAGAAGAGAAGGCGTATGCTCCAGAGCGCATCTGGCGGCACTTACGGGACTCAAACAGGCGACTGTGACCAACATCATGAAAGATTTCTTAAACTGGGGAATCGTAAAGGAGATTGGTTTCTTAAATGGCAGCAAAGGCCGCCGGTCGATTGGATTGTCCATCAATCCTGACGGCTATCGGGTGATGGGCGTGCGGCTTGCGAGAAAGCATTACAGTGTGGGACTATTTGATTTGACAGGTAAACAGATTGTGAAAGAGCGGGTGGATTTTGAGCTGGAAAAGCAGCCTGGTGCGGAAGAAATCTTAAATCAGATTGTAGGGCGGATGCGCCTGATGATTCAGCAGTATGGAAAGGACTCTGTACTGGCTGCAGGGCTTGCAGTGCCGGGACCGTTTATCGCAAAAAAAAGCCGTATCGCATTGATTACGGGTGCGGATATATGGAAAGATATTGAGTTGAAAGCATTTTTTAACCGGGAACTGGATATCCCGGTGTTCCTGGAACACAACGCAAATGCCGGAGCTTATGCTCATATGTGGGAATTGAAGGAGGCCTATCATGATGACATCCTGGTTTACATTGCTGCCGGTCAGGGGATTGGAGCAGGAATCGTGATGAATGGCAAAATCTACGAAGGGGCGCTGGGAACATCGGGAGAGATTGGACATATGACGATTGACAGAAACGGGAAACCTTGTGCCTGCGGAAACAGAGGCTGTCTGGAGCGTTACGCTTCCTCGCTGGAACTTGTAAAGACAGTGTATGGAGAGCGTGCCGGTATGGATGGCTGTAAATTCGAGGATTTGGAACAGCGGATCAAAAGCGGGGATACTATCGGTACCGAGCATTACCGCAGAGCCTGTGAGAGCCTTGGCGTTGGAATCATAAACATTATCAATGTAATTAACCCGGACCGGATTATTATCGGTGATGATATGGCACGTCCGAATCCGGAATTAATGGAGCAGACCGTGCGGGAAACGGTGCAAAAAGGGATTTTGCCGGATGTATGGGAGGAGCTTACGCTTTCCATCAGTGAGTACCAGGGAGACCCCATTCTGACAGGTGCGGCTATTGTGGCGATTGACAGGGTCTTTGACTGCCCTGGACAGTTTATAAAGAACTGAATATTGGAATATGCGAAAGCAGCATGAAAGTCATGGAATATTTACGGGCAGGATGACTTTGGTGCTGTTTTTTGTTTGCCGGTTCAAAAGAAAAAATATCAAAAAGCAAATATCCTATTGACATTTTTGCAAAAAATGGTATTGTTTAATAAGATATATTAATTAAATGAATTAATACATAAAATGAAAATAAGATTAAGATGAATGAAAGGGGAAAGAAAATGAAATTTTTTGTCGACACAGCGAAGGTAGAGGATATCAAAAAGGCAAATGATATGGGAATTATCTGCGGGGTAACAACGAACCCGTCACTGATTGCCAAGGAAGGCAGGGATTTTGTGGAAGTAATCCGGGAGATTACTTCGATTGTAGATGGACCAATCAGCGGGGAAGTGAAAGCTACGACCACAGATGCCTTGGGAATGATGAAAGAGGGGCGTGAGATTGCGGCAATCCATCCGAACATGGTGGTTAAAATTCCGATGACAGTCGAAGGCTTAAAAGCGGTGAAGGTTTTGACTGCCGAGGGAATCAAAACCAATGTGACTTTGGTTTTCAGCGCAAACCAGGCGCTGCTTGCAGCACGTGCAGGTGCGACTTATGTATCACCATTTCTGGGGCGTCTCGATGATATTTCCCAGCCAGGTATGGACCTAATCAGGACAATTGCAGATATTTTCCGGATCTCAGGAATTGAGACGGAGATCATTGCTGCCAGTGTGCGGAACCCGATTCATGTGATTGACTGTGCGCTTGCAGGGGCGGATATTGCCACGGTTCCCTACGGTGTATTGGAGCAGATGACGAAGCATCCGCTGACCGAGCAGGGGATTGAAAAATTCCAGGCGGATTATCGTGCAGTTTTTGGAGCGTAAGCGGAATGACTGCTAAAATATCCGTCGGATGAGACGGAAATATTCCGGCAGGTGCTGGAAGTTGCCAGAGGAGTTAAGTAAAGCGGAAGTGAAACCGAATAGGTTTTCTTCCGCTTTTGTTGTGAAGGCTGAATCAATTATTTAGCTGCCCATAGTTCAATTTCTAGTTTTATCTCTTCTAACCCTAAGGCATTTACATAGGCAACAGTCATGGAAGGGTAAGGCTTACCAAAAAAATCCTCATATACTTGATCAAAATAATCCCAGTCAATTTGTTCCGTTGACCATATATTAACCTTAATAACATTATCCGGAATTAAATCGATGCTCTTTAATAGATTTGATATATTTATAAATGTATTGTCTACTTGCTGATTGAATTCTTCAGGAAAATTACCGTCCAAATCTGCTCCAACTTGACCGGAAAATGTGTAAAAAGTTGCATTAGGTTCTATTTTTGTTATGTGAGTATAATTACCTACTGCTTTACTTACTTTTGATGAATTTAATCTACGAACTACATGATTCTGCATTTTATGATCGACCTTTCTGTATTGGGATAAAATAATTTCTACCACTCTATATTTTATAATATAAAGTTATCCTTTGATAGAAATTTATTTAACAAATACAGAGATGGAATATCGATTGTTTTCAATGCTTCTGGCATAGATAAGTTTTTCCATTCCAACACCTCCTACACCAGAAGTATAGATGTGAAAGTGAATTTTGTCAATGAGACATACACACAAAGGGGTTTTTCCCGCTGAAGCGAATAAAAAGAGTCCGGAATTTTTGGATGGACGTGTTAAATGGATCAAGGAGCCGTCAGCTTGTCCAGAACGAATATCAGATCCTTTTCTGCCTGTTTCATCAGATCGTAGGAATAATCGTTGAGACACCAGTCAATAATCACCCCCCGGTTGATTCGGATCAGAAACGCTGTAAGCTCTTGCACCGTCATATCGGTATGAATCATCTTTTTTTCTAACGCTTTTCCCGCCAGTTCTTCTACTGTCTGATAGTATTTTCTTACGGGCTTAACGGAATATTTCACATCCGTTGACAACTGAGCGATATACAGCTCTTTTGTTAAGTTGGCTGACTCTTCCATAACAAATTTTGTCTGGTGCAGTAATATAAATTTTATGTCTTCTACGGGATTGCGGAATTCATAATGCTGCAGCAGTAGATCCAAAGCATCGTCGTACAGGGCAAAGCCCTTGTTGATCATCTCTTCCTTGGAACTAAAATGATGGTAAAACGCTCCCGTGGAGATCCCGGCTTCCTGGCATAGCTGCCGGATGCTCATGTTGTGGTACCCTTTTTTTTGAATTAAATTTAAAGCGACCCGTATGATGTTATTTTTTGTCTGGGCGGCCTGCTCGTCTCTTTTCTTTCTAGCCATAAATGAGTTTGCTCCAATTAAATACAGTTTCTCTAATCATAATCTTTTTTAAAAAAATTTGCAAGGGAAACTCATTGGACCTAATTGACAAAAGAATAACAAAATGATAATATTGACATAACAACGTTCGGTTAAAAATGTTCGTTGGAAAAATAAATGAAAGGAGAAGATTATGAAGTTAACAAACGAAGAGCAGGATATACTCAATGGCAAATACGGAGATATACTGCAGAAAACAATGGAAACCCTTGTAAGGTACGGAGAAATGTATGACGCGGAATGCCTGGTACCTTTGGATGGACCTGTGCATCTTGTGTGTTCCTTTGGAATGCCGGCCTTAAAGCCTCTGTCAAGAATTATGAAAGAGATGATTGATGCCGGAATCAGGACCAAGCTGCCTTTTACGGCGGATCCGCAGCCTCTTGATTACGAGAATGTACCGGCCAGCCAGCAGGAGAAGGAGATGTATCAACTGTTATACGGCACCCAGAAGGAATACGAGAGCATGCTGGTAAAGCTGGGAATGAAGGATGAAAATGCCTATACCTGCGCCTGTTATTTTGATGAGGTGGGCAACACTCCAAAGTTCGGAGACAATCTGGCCTGGGCGGAATCCTCGGCGGTGGTTTATGCCAACTCTGTATTGGGAGCCCGGACAAACAGGACCTCTGGTGTTATGGAGTTCTTCAGCGGGATTATCGGAAAGACGCCGAAATTCGGTTTCCTGACCGAGGAAGGAAGGTATGCTGACTGGATCATAGAACTGAAAACAACGAACATTCCTCGTCCCCAGATTCTGGGAAGCGCCATCGGAATGAAGGTAGTGGAAAAGGTACCATACATAAAAGGCTTGGATCAGTTTCTCGGGACGGAACTAACTCCGGCGGTAAAGGACTACTTAAAGGATATGGGAGCCGCAACGGCATCAAACGGTGCGGTAGGGCTTTACCATGCGGAAAACCTGACACCGGAGGCGAAGAGATACGGAGAAGAACTGATCAGGGAGAATGCGTCCGTTTATGTTATCGATGATGCGGAGCTTCAGAGAGTGGTAAACTCCTATCCGGTCCTTTGGGCAGATAGAAATGCGAAACCAGACAGGGCATTTATCGGATGTCCCCATGC is a window of [Clostridium] saccharolyticum WM1 DNA encoding:
- a CDS encoding aconitase X — translated: MKLTNEEQDILNGKYGDILQKTMETLVRYGEMYDAECLVPLDGPVHLVCSFGMPALKPLSRIMKEMIDAGIRTKLPFTADPQPLDYENVPASQQEKEMYQLLYGTQKEYESMLVKLGMKDENAYTCACYFDEVGNTPKFGDNLAWAESSAVVYANSVLGARTNRTSGVMEFFSGIIGKTPKFGFLTEEGRYADWIIELKTTNIPRPQILGSAIGMKVVEKVPYIKGLDQFLGTELTPAVKDYLKDMGAATASNGAVGLYHAENLTPEAKRYGEELIRENASVYVIDDAELQRVVNSYPVLWADRNAKPDRAFIGCPHASFNQLTEWTEIFEQALKERGQDKILVDTIITSAPDVIERFKGTEYYDRLLKTGVKVSHICPLMYMSNPLCAKKPIITNSNKLRTYSSARYVDDLELVNLVVKGGF